DNA sequence from the Dermatophagoides farinae isolate YC_2012a chromosome 10, ASM2471394v1, whole genome shotgun sequence genome:
ATGCATATGAATAACGAATTGTtcgttgtatttttttttgtctcgtgagccaaatggaaaaaagtcGCTCCAGatcaaaaacatcatcaccgaaaacaaatttgaaaCCAAAATTCCCGATTCCAACAGGACAATTATTGGATGGACGTTTTCTAATTGAAAGACATTTCAATACCGAAATATTTAGCAATTATTATCTTGGTACCTATCATGAATCGGATCGTACACGttggatttttattaaaatgaaacatgaaaattATAACGATGATATTGAATCTATTCGTTGGGAATATAAAGTATATAAAACATTGGAATCATCAAAAGGAATGTTACGTGTACCGCGTCCATTTTATTTAGgatcaatattgaattatGAAGCAATTGTTCTTGAATTATTGGGTCCAAGTCTATTGGATATCTGGCATAGATGTAAACAACGATTATCAATCCGGACTTTAGCTCAAATCGGTTATCAATTGGTGTgtttaatgaaattttttcatgatcGTGGATTCGTCTATCAGAATATTAGACCCGAACATTTTCTGTATGGTGTCAGTGGTCTAGATAAATGGATGTGGATGTATGCGGTGGATTTAAAATGGTGTAAAAATTATCTAGAAGAAAAACAAGGCAACATGGTACATATATCATCGGAACAAGTTAGTGGTCCACTTCATATTGGTACACACATTCGATTCATGTCTATAAATGCTCATCGTGGCATTGAACAAAGTCGTCGTGATGATCTTGAATCGATTGGTTATTTATTGGTATATTTATTTCGTGGTGAACTACCGTGGATGAAATTGGAAAACATTGTCGATGAACAAGAATGTCATGGACGAATAGCACAATGCAAAGAGAAATCAGCACAATCAATTTGTCAAAATATGTTACCAGAATTTGAACAATATCTGATGACTGTAAAAAATCTAGGATTTGATCAGAAACCAAATTATCAAATGCTAGGtgaattatttaaaaatgttcaaaaatttattggatTCGAATCCAAATTAGAACTATATGATTGGAATGGATTTCATGTGCCTAATacgtgatgataattgatttttcttgcaaataaaataaaatgttgttgttgttgttgatgatgatgttttttctccaatcacaaattcaacaataaaaaaaaatgttgaaactTTTGACTTGTGCTCAGAACCTAGGTCAActgttcaaatgaaattcatgaccgaatagacgaaaaaaaaaaataaaataaagtaaagtaaaatgaatatataatgaatgtgaatccCCATGCATATAATTATCACATGCATGTCCCAAAGAACAGAGTTGAGTTGacttattcaatcaattgatgattgtttcttTGATTGGAATTAAttaacgtgtgtgtgtgtgtgtgtgtgtatgtgtttcaAGTATGTGCCGATGAACAAATTATTACCGGACTtgtgaatttcaaaatcatcaaaaagcTTATGCTGTATTTagtaatgaaaacaaaaatgaaaaattttggaatttAATCTTGCAATCACGAGCgatatattgaatgatgatgatgatgatgatgatggtagctTTATAtgcaaataaaattgattcgattcaaacGGTCAAGATTATCATATGGAATGCCAATGGCTAAACAATAATAGACAACAATAGCTGGataaatggaaagaaaaaaagagagagaaaattcaAGTTTTGATTGTTAGACTACAGCATTCAGAAATCATCCTTTATGCATATTGCAcaattgtattttttattcttttttatattttcgttgttcattgattaataatcacACTAATTGTTCCGTATTGGTCAaatgtttatgattttttcctTCATGTAATAACATGGCATGCAATGCATAATAAAACATCAtgttcgacaacaacaaaacaatgaaaattttcccttcattttttttttattttggtacCGTCTCCAGATAGAACCATgcagattgttttttttttcttgttaatTCTAAAtatatggaaattttttcttttttttctggttcaatAGATCAATATGAGAATCACATGGTTGATTaccattatattattattgattgattgattgattggctGCTGTTGggtcaatcaatgattatcggacatgaagaagaaaaaaaaacggggtgaacttgatatttttatttcttgttgttcTATATAGTAATTTGTTGAACAAATTGGCacaaacgaaataaaaaaaattatcaacaattatAACAGCAAAcaatacacaacaacaacaacaacaatatgctTCCTGACTCGTATATATTCATGTTCatcacatttgaaaaaaatttcaagtttttcatcgttcaataatgatgatgatgatgataaaggaaaaaaagtttgtcgTTGGCTGATTTTTGCAATtagaatggaatgaaaaaaatgaaaaaaaaacaaatgcgattattatttggtcattgaattctttggcaaataataatgattgaagaaaattattctgttgataatttcataagataaaacaaacgaaaaatgataaaaaaggtggagtttttttttattcaatcagaccacacatacaaaaataGCAATTGAATGATATCTTATATTGATTGTATTTTCTCGATGATTTGCAAATATCCAGGATCTATTGAAATCtgataaaatcaatcgaccaccattatcatcattattattaaaaacaGTGTGTGAGCtaattatgatgaagataattATGATCCACATGGATCAAACCAATAGGatcatattgtttttttttcttgagaTGAATAATGAGATAATGAGAGAATCTAATGATCCATTCGAAATGACTTGCCCAAGAAttggaaataaattttcaccTATttacatcgaaaaaaaaaatatgaaacacgcacaaaataaaaagaaacaaacaataggaaaaaaatgatgaggataatttgaattttttttcctgctTTTCGTTCATCGATATTTGCCATGTTTTggccaaaatcatcatcatcatcatcattattcttgatgtgtcgattttttgttgttgtgtttctCCATTTAtttgcagcagcagcagcaaaaaaaaatcttcactGTAGATCCTGTTATAATATATCATCGATggtggtttgtttgtttgttcaaaaaaaaaagttaatcgaacaaacaaataaatagattgaaaacaaaaatgttcataTTCAGATATTTCCGCAtgtcaaacaaatgaattccCATTTATTTGAGACCATCCATCTCCATATGAATTTGATCATCTTGAATTATGTTAATTTTATACTTTTGgttaatgatttattttcatttattttacttgtttttttttgaaatttcatttatcaatACCCCCTGTCGATGTTTTCACtgttgataatcatgatatattcaatacaaaacaatCTTGTCAATTATAATACAGTAATAAgtgtattgaaaaaaaactcaccattaaaaacaagcaaattcaattcaatgtcaaatcaatcaatcaacgcAAGCCAAAAGGGATGGGTATCAATTCTGAATTGTGTGTAAAATAGCTGAAATTTaattgcaaaacaaaaaaaaattttattcctgaaaatcaaaaattaagACAAAGATGGATTGAATGAACTAATCTGTGTTGTccaacaatttgatttgccatgtttgttttttttaaatgggTGCTTTTTAGTTACACTCAACATCAAAACTTGaatattgtgaaaaaaaacatgtgtATCATGTATGATGACCGGTCCagttattattgattgtgttCAATAATTATCTTGTTCTCTTTCGatctttcattcaatctCTTTCTCGGTTGGATTCTCATTCAAACAACTtcctattcattttttatggGTGCtgatttaagaaaaaaattttttttttttgaaatgaaaaaaaattcatttgattttcgaaAAGATATGAGCgaattggtggtggtgatggtggtggttttagTCGATAAATTAACAAATTTTCTGTCAATCCTTCTGtatcaatgaaaacattgattttaGCGACCTCTAGCCAATTTTTTACAAAGATTTTCTTAATCCAAACCAAACATTCCGACCATGATTGTCAAGATGTCATAATTTACCATGAAAACGAAGGAAATGCCTTAACAAGAAacatcattcaacaacaaaaagagaaaattgtCACAagtttaatttcaatttgaaaaaaatgccaaagttttttttttttgctgataaaatcttcatcattcacggatgattataatttttgttcatcatcatcgatctgTCTACCATGAACGAACATACATTTTTtccaagaaaaagaagaagaagaagaagatcaAGGTTTGGATTGTTTTTAAATGTTtgtgaaaattaaaaaaaaatgtgtgaaaacacaaaaatcaaaattcattgaattgatttatttttgaacaTGAAAGGGTACCGGGTGGTTTTCGGTCAAAATCTGCCCccaagtttttatttttttaaaatgttaGTCATGTCCATTGATGATTCtcgaaataatttttagTTCATTTGGTCCAGCAACTTCCGGTAAAATCGCGAAAAACAACGCGATTTTTCCAGATCTCACTAAGTATGAGGTGGTATGcctcaattttttctcatgatAAAACTGATCTAATCAACAttctattttgaaaatatcaaagaaaaatatttggtgGAACATGTTCAAAAATCCggaaatccattttttcacCATGTAAGTCTATGGAGTTCATCATGTGATATCCACAACGTAAGTGTTTATGATGTTCACCATGTAAGTGTATGGTGTTCATTATGTAAGTCTATGATATTGTGCATATTGCAATGGTAATCGATGATAGCCTAAACCAGGGGTCGGCAACCTGCGGCCCGCGGGCCGCATGCGGCCCATTACAACTTTTTGTGCGGCCCACCAAAGCACCAACATAATTTTAggaaaaatattaaattaaaaaa
Encoded proteins:
- the LOC124491112 gene encoding casein kinase I, with the translated sequence MEKSRSRSKTSSPKTNLKPKFPIPTGQLLDGRFLIERHFNTEIFSNYYLGTYHESDRTRWIFIKMKHENYNDDIESIRWEYKVYKTLESSKGMLRVPRPFYLGSILNYEAIVLELLGPSLLDIWHRCKQRLSIRTLAQIGYQLVCLMKFFHDRGFVYQNIRPEHFLYGVSGLDKWMWMYAVDLKWCKNYLEEKQGNMVHISSEQVSGPLHIGTHIRFMSINAHRGIEQSRRDDLESIGYLLVYLFRGELPWMKLENIVDEQECHGRIAQCKEKSAQSICQNMLPEFEQYLMTVKNLGFDQKPNYQMLGELFKNVQKFIGFESKLELYDWNGFHVPNT